Proteins from a single region of Alloscardovia omnicolens:
- a CDS encoding alpha/beta hydrolase — translation MNTEADAYIETIRANDTFAHEFSITPNVQYRLGDSSAVMDVIAPMRLERLNSPDRKAPLVVFVQGSGWTTPNRMYAVGRLEHLVEQGYVVASVNHRDSLLGDQPFPGYLCDVKAAIRFLRAHAQQFYIDPQRVGVWGTSSGGNTALLLAMTGDDPRYADGSNMEFSDAVDYCVACFAPSDIYGVLNGERERTHEGLRACEAAAVGVHNTGDTAIQWDDFSEDQQQRAWDMSPYRIATSEQKYPPILLLHGDADDVVDYDESVQLYSKLRSQGHDCRLIRVAGGEHEGNFWSTALTDVICHYIAQQA, via the coding sequence ATGAATACTGAAGCTGACGCATATATTGAAACTATTCGAGCAAATGATACCTTTGCACATGAGTTTTCTATTACTCCGAATGTGCAGTATCGCCTAGGGGATTCAAGCGCTGTTATGGATGTCATAGCACCTATGCGTTTGGAGCGTTTGAATAGTCCTGATAGAAAAGCTCCTCTAGTGGTCTTTGTGCAAGGCAGTGGATGGACCACTCCTAACCGAATGTATGCTGTGGGGCGGTTAGAGCATTTAGTAGAGCAAGGTTATGTTGTGGCTTCAGTGAATCATCGTGATAGCTTATTGGGCGATCAGCCTTTCCCTGGGTATTTATGCGATGTAAAAGCAGCAATTCGTTTTTTGCGAGCGCACGCTCAGCAGTTTTATATTGATCCACAACGAGTGGGAGTGTGGGGCACATCATCAGGTGGTAATACTGCACTGCTTTTAGCCATGACGGGCGATGACCCTCGATATGCTGACGGTAGCAATATGGAGTTCAGTGATGCAGTTGATTACTGTGTTGCCTGTTTTGCGCCTTCAGATATATACGGCGTGCTTAATGGCGAGCGTGAGAGAACGCATGAAGGTTTACGTGCTTGCGAAGCTGCTGCTGTAGGTGTGCATAACACGGGTGATACTGCCATACAGTGGGATGATTTTTCTGAGGATCAACAGCAACGTGCATGGGATATGAGTCCATACCGTATTGCTACGTCTGAACAGAAGTATCCGCCAATCTTGCTTTTGCATGGTGATGCAGATGATGTTGTGGACTATGACGAAAGTGTTCAGCTGTATTCGAAGCTTCGTTCTCAAGGTCATGATTGCCGACTTATTCGTGTTGCTGGAGGTGAACACGAAGGTAATTTTTGGAGCACTGCCTTAACTGACGTTATTTGCCACTACATTGCACAACAAGCTTAA
- a CDS encoding LacI family DNA-binding transcriptional regulator codes for MAAHNPQRPMQLRDIANETGFSLATVSKVLNGRSDVAQETREIISQALEKHHYVRRNNPSSHSEYIEVVLQSFDTVWSLEVVRGILKAAKNLGLSVITTESGDRAHPDASWIDGVIRRSPYGVILVFSKLTATEHSRLDEHHIPYVILDPAGNPNSQDSSVQADDWNGALAATRHLIALGHTDIGIITGPRSMLCARARLDGFKAALEEAGLTYNPRFTREGNFTAAGALDVALDLLSNPDERPTALFGSSDLQCMGIYEAARKLNLSIPQDLSVVGFDDIQTARFLSPQLTTICQPIEDMAHAALRMIVHNQKNPQNFSAQRAILPTHLIVRDSTAQHGKKNA; via the coding sequence ATGGCCGCACACAATCCACAACGCCCTATGCAATTGCGAGATATTGCCAATGAAACAGGTTTTTCTTTAGCTACTGTGTCTAAAGTCTTAAATGGAAGAAGCGATGTAGCACAGGAAACGCGTGAGATTATTTCGCAAGCGTTAGAAAAGCACCATTATGTACGTCGCAATAACCCATCATCTCATAGTGAATATATTGAAGTGGTTTTGCAATCTTTCGATACTGTGTGGAGCCTGGAAGTTGTGCGCGGAATCCTCAAAGCCGCAAAAAATCTGGGATTAAGCGTTATTACAACTGAAAGTGGTGACCGTGCGCACCCTGATGCCAGCTGGATTGATGGCGTTATTCGCCGTAGTCCTTATGGCGTGATTTTAGTCTTCTCTAAGCTGACAGCCACGGAGCATAGTCGCTTAGACGAGCATCATATCCCCTACGTTATTCTCGATCCTGCAGGCAACCCAAATTCTCAAGATTCATCTGTGCAAGCAGACGATTGGAATGGTGCATTAGCAGCCACACGTCATCTCATAGCTTTAGGTCATACCGATATAGGAATTATTACAGGTCCTCGTTCTATGCTGTGTGCCAGAGCACGATTAGATGGCTTTAAAGCTGCGCTAGAAGAGGCAGGCTTAACATATAATCCTCGTTTTACCAGAGAGGGAAATTTCACTGCAGCCGGTGCATTAGATGTTGCTTTAGATTTACTGAGCAATCCAGATGAGCGTCCAACTGCCCTCTTTGGTTCAAGCGATTTACAATGTATGGGCATTTATGAAGCAGCACGAAAGCTCAATTTGTCTATTCCTCAAGATCTATCTGTTGTGGGTTTTGATGACATTCAAACTGCTCGTTTCCTCAGCCCTCAGTTGACAACAATATGTCAGCCTATTGAGGATATGGCTCATGCTGCACTACGTATGATTGTTCATAATCAGAAAAATCCACAGAATTTCTCGGCTCAACGGGCAATTTTACCTACCCATTTAATTGTGCGAGATTCTACTGCACAGCATGGCAAAAAGAACGCGTGA
- a CDS encoding response regulator transcription factor → MRKRKNTTQHVIIAENKKLAHSLLTHLINQQKNINVMAHASNNSELVAEVRTYHPDTVLIDMRIPFIGSTDAPRLVKLIDNDINVIILTSAYPPDYETWTHTSTTTQWLDQDFDFPLAQQTVRAVLCANSAADTVDSSDNYVGDDYVTDTLTSTDYAEYTSSSDASDSNPPLTPREREVAIHIAYGMTNNEIAECLHISTETVKTHVRHILAKINGMNRQHIVSFVYEKHWMS, encoded by the coding sequence ATGAGAAAGAGAAAAAACACGACGCAACACGTCATTATTGCAGAAAATAAGAAACTAGCTCATTCTTTGCTCACTCACCTCATCAATCAGCAGAAAAATATTAACGTTATGGCGCACGCTTCCAATAATTCCGAGCTGGTTGCCGAAGTGCGCACATATCATCCTGATACGGTTCTTATTGATATGCGCATTCCTTTTATTGGCAGCACGGATGCTCCGCGATTAGTTAAATTAATCGATAATGATATCAATGTGATTATTCTCACCTCCGCTTATCCGCCTGACTATGAAACGTGGACGCACACCAGCACAACAACTCAATGGTTGGATCAAGATTTTGATTTTCCTTTAGCTCAGCAAACAGTCAGAGCTGTGCTGTGTGCTAACAGCGCGGCAGATACTGTAGATAGTAGCGACAACTATGTTGGTGACGACTATGTTACTGATACGTTGACAAGCACTGACTACGCTGAATACACCTCATCATCAGATGCATCGGACAGCAATCCTCCTCTCACTCCTCGCGAACGCGAAGTTGCTATACATATTGCGTATGGCATGACGAATAACGAGATTGCGGAATGCTTGCATATTTCTACCGAAACTGTCAAAACTCATGTACGCCATATTTTAGCGAAAATCAATGGTATGAATCGTCAGCACATTGTGTCTTTTGTGTATGAAAAACACTGGATGAGCTGA
- a CDS encoding extracellular solute-binding protein, translated as MKLKKIAAAGVAVASLIGIAGCSSNSGKTADGKTQVVVWHNSTTGDGKKYWNDAAADFMKENPQVNIKVEAIQNEDLDGKLQTALQDPESAPDVFLSRGGQKLQDMVEAGQVKDLTDKLDSDVKTQMKAALTSQTIDGKMYGMPISALPGGIWYSKDLFAQAGIEKTPTTWDEFKDVVAKLKNAGITPIALGGKDAWPAAHWYYWFALRECSAQAFETAQTEKNFDDPCWLKAGEDVQGIKDLNAFNEGFLTTPAQQGASSSAGLIANHMAAMELMGGWNPGVIRDLTPDKKDLADLGFFAFPQMDGQKGDPNAIMGGADAMSVSESAPDEAVDFLNFIAQKEYQEKYAQAFSTIPAAENAQDVVENPALLEVLPVYKEASSVSLWLDTVLGQNVGNSLNEGVVNLLAGKGTASDIIKSVKDSAKKG; from the coding sequence ATGAAGTTGAAGAAAATTGCAGCTGCAGGCGTGGCTGTAGCAAGTTTGATTGGTATTGCCGGCTGCTCAAGCAATTCAGGCAAAACAGCAGACGGAAAAACACAAGTTGTGGTGTGGCATAATTCCACAACCGGAGACGGTAAAAAGTACTGGAATGATGCTGCAGCTGATTTTATGAAAGAAAATCCACAAGTCAACATTAAGGTTGAAGCTATTCAAAATGAAGATTTAGATGGCAAGCTGCAAACTGCATTGCAAGATCCTGAATCTGCTCCCGATGTTTTCTTGAGCAGAGGTGGTCAAAAACTGCAAGACATGGTTGAAGCAGGCCAGGTTAAAGACCTTACCGATAAGCTCGATAGCGATGTGAAAACGCAGATGAAAGCAGCTCTCACATCTCAAACAATTGATGGAAAAATGTACGGCATGCCAATTTCTGCTCTTCCTGGCGGTATATGGTATTCCAAGGATTTGTTCGCCCAAGCAGGTATTGAGAAAACTCCAACAACCTGGGATGAATTTAAGGACGTCGTAGCAAAACTTAAAAATGCTGGTATTACTCCTATCGCGCTCGGTGGTAAGGATGCATGGCCAGCAGCTCACTGGTATTACTGGTTCGCATTGCGTGAATGCTCTGCTCAAGCATTTGAAACTGCGCAAACTGAGAAGAATTTTGATGATCCATGCTGGCTTAAAGCAGGTGAAGACGTTCAAGGTATTAAGGATCTGAATGCTTTTAATGAAGGTTTCTTAACAACACCTGCTCAACAGGGTGCAAGCTCATCGGCTGGTTTGATTGCTAATCATATGGCTGCTATGGAACTTATGGGCGGATGGAATCCTGGCGTTATCCGCGATTTAACTCCAGACAAAAAAGACTTAGCTGATTTAGGCTTCTTTGCCTTCCCACAAATGGATGGACAAAAGGGTGATCCTAACGCCATTATGGGTGGAGCAGATGCTATGTCGGTCTCCGAAAGTGCTCCAGATGAAGCTGTGGACTTCTTGAATTTCATCGCTCAAAAAGAATATCAAGAAAAGTATGCCCAAGCATTCTCTACAATTCCTGCTGCAGAGAATGCTCAAGACGTAGTAGAGAATCCTGCGCTGTTGGAAGTGCTGCCAGTATACAAAGAGGCTTCTTCCGTTTCTCTGTGGTTGGATACTGTGCTCGGACAAAATGTTGGTAACTCTTTGAACGAAGGAGTAGTCAATCTTTTGGCAGGTAAAGGCACTGCTTCCGACATTATCAAGAGTGTTAAGGACTCTGCTAAGAAGGGGTAA